The Crassostrea angulata isolate pt1a10 chromosome 1, ASM2561291v2, whole genome shotgun sequence nucleotide sequence TACTCACAGGAACTACCACCTAAAATCATAAAAAGggaaatattgttaaaactcATGGAAGGAAAAGCTGAAACAAGTTTTTTATTCCAAAGAAATAATACACTAAAAGGACATACTGGATATCCTAATATTGCGCTCATTTTGATGTCCGACATCTTTTGAAACGCCATCTCCGCGAGTGAGGCGCTGACCACTATCCCATTGTATGTTACAAGGAATATGATTTCCACCCGCTCTCCAGACTTTCTCTTGATATCTTTGATCTAAAACCAAGAAGGGACATCTCAGGTAAagttaaaatgctttaaaattgaaacaaatgtTTTGGGGCAAATGCAATACTTACTTTAACGAATATTCCAGTGTCTTTTGTTCGAGTTTTTGAAGAAGACCTGCGCCTTCGCTGAGACATCCCTTCAACGTAGATTGTAGTGAGGCCTtgaatcaaaaataaaagtattcaTTAAATgccaaacaaaattttgttttaaaaaagcgaAATAGTAGTTCAAAAAATCTACCGAGTCTTTCATACCTTCTTCTAGTTTTTCTTTAAAGTGTTCCTGAGAAATATCTATTCCTAATTTAACATCAATTTCAATGACAAGAAGGTTATTTTCTGGATAAGGATACACTGTTATTGACGGAGATGTCACTGCAACTGTGGATACAGTTGGTGGTAAAGTTGGTTTCGCTTTCAAAGAGACACCTGAACTTTCAGTGGATCCCGTGTCACTCGACCATTTCATTGAACTATCCATTCTAATGTGTTCTGATGTTGATATTGTTGAGTCACTTGACCATTTCATTGAACTATCCAATCTAATGTGCTCTGATGTTGACATTGTTGAGTCACTTGACCATTTCATTGAACTATCCAATCTAAAGTGCTCTGATGTTGAAATCGTTGTGTCACTTGAATCTTTCACTGAACTGTCCATTCTAAAGTGCTCTGATGTTGAAATCGTTGTGTCACTTGAATCTTTCACTGAACTGTCCAATCTAATGTGCTCTGATGTTGAAATCGTTGTGTCACTTGAATCTTTCACTGAACTGTCCATTCTAAAGTGCTCTGATGTTGAAATCGTTGTGTCACTTGAATCTTTCACTGAACTTTCCAATCTAATGTGCTCTGATGTTGAAATCGTTGTGTCACTTGAATCTTTCACTGAACTGTCCATTCTAAAGTGCTCTGATGTTGAAATCGTTGTGTCACTTGAATCTTTCACTGAACTGTCCATTCTAAAGTGCTCTGATGTTGAAATCGTTGTGTCACTTGAACTTTTCATTGAACTGTCCATTCTTAAGTGCTCTGATGTTGAAATCGTTGTGTCACTTGAATCTTTCACTGAACTTTCCAATCTAATGTGCTCTGATGTTGATATCGTTGTGTCACTTGAACTTTTCATTGAACTGTCCAATCCAATGTGATCTAATGTTGATATTGTTGTGTCACTTGACCCTTTTAATGAACTTTCCAATCTAATGTGATTTGATGTTGATATCGTTGCTATAGTTTTTATTGTTGTGGCATACAAATTCCAGTTGTAGCTGATTGTGGGTAAAAATGCAGATTCTAAAATGCTAGACTGAATTTCCGAATGATCACTTGTGTGTTTTTGCTGCAGATGTATGCTTTCTGAAACCCAGTCGCTCCTTTTGGATGGTATGGCAGATAACATTTGGTTATCTTTCAAAGATTTGTCATTTGACAGACCTATCGTATCTGAATCAAACATCACCGTTAAACTCGGCGTTTGAAGAATCTCCGGTGTGAATGTCGTTTGCTCTATCATTGCATTCGTTACTGCAATTTCATGAGTACCCAACATATCTTTAATCATGGATGATCCAACGTATTTTGTTTCAAAGGGAGTGACCCCTCTTGAAAACGAGACTTCAAGTAGAGGTCGATCAGATGAATATAACGATGAAAAATAAACACCGCTGCTTTCCCTATCAAAAACATCCGATTCTTCTTGAACTTTTACTGATAAGTCTGCATTTGTGGCGATTACACTAGAAGACGACGTATGGTCTGTGTTAACTTGGGACTGTACATTTGATCCGGCAACAGACATGACTACTTGACTCATAGTTCTAACAGCATCGTCGATAATATGTGAATGAACACTGGAAAAACTCGCACTAATTGTTGGAACATATATAGGATAACTGGACAGCAAATTGTTGTATGTCGTCCTTAAGTCTGATGTCACCTGGTACACATACTTTGTTTCAATGGACGACTGAGCAGGCAGAGTCTCTGCATGtgataaattttgtatttgagTATTAGCGTACATAGGCATACTTGATAATATCGATTGTGATGTAATTTCTGCATTATTGTAGTGGACTGAAGACGTGATGGAATAATCTGTTGTATCTGATGGTTTTACGGTTATGTTTTCAACTCCTCTTCTATTGGCAAATCTGGACATTTTAGTATTAAGTGGCGTTTCTTCGGATGTAGAGTTCGAACtagttttatcataattaacCGAAGACTCCATAGTCGGAACTGTCAGTTTGATCACGGTGCTGTTTAAGACACCAGATGAAAAATATCCCCCAATTGTTGAATGCAATGAATACCCCACTAGGTCCCCAAAACTGGAATGTATTAGAGCTGAAGGTTTGATAGTCGTTGCATTACTAGTAGCAGAAGCAGTGCTGAGCAAATAATCAACTGTAGTTGGAAGTTTACTTTGATAGGCATAAATTGCATGGGTTTCTGAGCTGAGTTTGTTTTCCTTAAAACTACTGAGTAGATTGTAGTCTGCTGAACTTGCTAATTGAGAGCTCATTGTTTTAACAAGTGTTTTGGAAAAGACGCTGCTCACCTGTTCTCCAGTTTGTTTACTCTGAGCGTCGATAGCTTCCTCACTAGCTGCAAGTGCTGATAACAATTCTGCAGAGTTATCAGTCGAGATGTGCAAAGGTTCTTTGGTGGTGGTCCAATGATTCCCATCCCCTGGGTCAGAGTTATAGGAACTCTGCAAATCTTGAAGTATGCTGGTATAGAAGGACAAAGTGACGCTGGAATGTATGGGCTGTTTCACCGGTGATACTATCTGTTCAGAGGTGCCGACATGCACCGACTGAAACATAACCGTGTTGATGGGAGTTGCATTGATTTCATTGTAGAAATAAAGTGGGGTTGACTGTTGGTCGCCGGGCGTATAATCAGTTTTCCACTCTCTCACTTTTGAGCTAGTTTTCCATGTATTTGTTAGAAGCACTTCGGTTTTCGATGAAAAAAGACTTTCAGTAGTGTTTGGGTTTCTTACATCTAAActagatttaatttgattactTGAAACTcagattttgatgaaaaatgattttCCAGAATTCTCGACTCCTCTACTTGTGTGCTAGATTGAACTACGTCGATAGAGTTTGTTTTTAACTCTGTCTCGGTTGATAAAGGATTCATAATATTGTTCGATAGGGATTCTCTCTCTCGTAaactagattttattttttcaatcatatCAGTTTGGAAATCTGTTGTAAAACCATGCTTTTTGGCTTTGGACTCTTCCATTTGTTTGACAGATTTCAACAGGGCAAGAGTATTTGTTTGAGGCAGTAAGTGGGTTGAAAAAAGATTCGCCTTAGTAATTGATTCGTGTGAAATAGTTGGTGTTTCAATTTCATTTGTGTTAAATTCTGTTGTAAAATGGTCTCCGCTAGATCTCAATTGGTCAAATGTATTTGTTTGAAACACTGTATCGGTTGAAAAGCGAACATTCATAGATTTCAATTCCGTCTCTAGAGAACTAGATTTAAGTTTGTCTTTTTTACTTGTTTGGAAATCAAATGTAAAAAGACTTTCCCGAGAAGTCGACTCTTCCACTTGTGAACTAGATTGCAGTTGGTCAATGGTATTTGTTTGAGACTTCGTATTGGTTGGAGACAGATTCGTCACGGTCATTGTCTCCTGTGAACTTGATTTCAGTTTCTCAATTCTGCTTGTTTGAAACCCTGTTGAAAAAGGATTAATTATAGTTTTCGATGCTCCTAATTGTGTGCTAGATTTTGATTTGTAAGTTGTACTTTTTAGATAACCAGTATCGGCTGTAAGTAGATTTATCAAAGTTTTTGATACCTTTACTTCTGAGGAAGTTTTATATTGGTCATTTGTATCTGATGGAAAATCTGAATTTGTTGAATAGAGATTCGTTGTAGTTTTCGACTCTTTCATCTTTAAGCTAGGTTTCAAAGCATCAATTGAACTTGTTTTAAACTCTGTATCGAATGAAGAATGCAATGCTCTTTCCACAGCTTTAGTTGTATTTTCTTCTTTATGTGTACTTGTAGGGATAATTCTGTGGGTTTGGACAGAGGATGACATGATGGCGGAtgtttgaatttgtttgttcGGAAGAGCAGTCATAGTGTCTGAATTTATAACATTACTGaagatattatttgaataagTGTCACTCCATAAGAGTTCTCTTCCCGTACTTGTTGATTCAGTTTCTTCTTTTTCAAACGGACTATAAGCAAGCCTGTCACTCTCACCAGTTGAATGAAAATGAGCAGTAGTAGGAATAGTTTCTGTTGATTTTGAAGAGTCCAGCACGTCAGATAATCCTAAGATGGTTGTTTCAGAAGGTTGAAGTAAATGTTTGTCATATGAACTATCTTCAACGTAATACGCTGTATAGAATTCCATATAGGTGGTGGAAATAGATGACGCAGATTTGTAATTTGTACTTGTTATCTCATTTTCTGCTATGTTCCCGCTTCCACCTTTGTTACTTTTTATAACCTGTATGGGAACTGTTGTCCTGTGGTTTTCGGTGAGAAGCACGTATGTCTCAGTATTAAATGATTGTTGAAGTCCATAGGGTAGAGAGCTGTTATGACTTTCTGTTAAACTGTGTTTCGAGGTATTCAttgaagaaactttaaaaggaagaGCATGTTCAGTAGAAATTTTTGGCTTAGGAAACACTGTGTGATCCGATGCATGCGCAGTGGAATTAAAGTTTCCTTGTGTTTTGCTGCTACTGTCTTTTGCTGATGATTTTTTCCGAGACGAGAAGagttttgtgacattttctttatgaaCAGATGTTGGCCATTCGATCACAACCAGTGACTCCATAGGTGCGGACGGAAAAGTGTTAGAAATTGGTGCTGGTATTGGAGACAATATTTCATTCAACAGCAAGTCGGATGAAAATATTAAGGATGATGGATACAGTGTTTGGTCGCCTACAAACTTGTCGACTGAAGAAAACGAATGGTCAATGCCAGAGAATGATGTCTGCAACGAATAGGACAGTGTTTCTTTGTTAGAATATGATTTGAACGACTCGGATGTTGAATAAGAGGAATGCGACATTTCAGCCATGTCCTGATTTTCCTGTAAAGAAGACACATTTGGATGAGGTAATAATGATGCCTTGGAAGATTTGGTTGGGGCTAGCTTTGTGTCAAGACGGCTCGATGATATTACTGAATTAATGTTTGAAAGTTGTGTGCTCATTGAGTTTAGTTTGGGTATTGAATCCATCCTGGAGTTACTGTTGTTTGTTCTCGGGTCTGAACTACCCAGTGTcgtgtcatttttattttgccCCTCTGCCAAACTTCCCCGTACCAATGCACTCGAAGAGGTCCAAATTTGGTCATAGTTACTTGATGGGGTCTGTTTGTCAACTGCATTGACTAACGATGTGATTTCCGTGGCT carries:
- the LOC128174240 gene encoding LOW QUALITY PROTEIN: mucin-22-like (The sequence of the model RefSeq protein was modified relative to this genomic sequence to represent the inferred CDS: inserted 3 bases in 2 codons); the protein is MLWSLIGDRIQQTCFGIMGRCPRNVNDWLRALVIVTLYNFVHGHASPTEVLKSSMQYLSTNQTGPSSNPTTYPRTSDVSLQYIQSSSEVFTRLEETTGDWYGISSSKYTSDPEFSQNQEYSDIVVLLEKPPSATEITSLVNAVDKQTPSSNYDQIWTSSSALVRGSLAEGQNKNDTTLGSSDPRTNNSNSRMDSIPKLNSMSTQLSNINSVISSSRLDTKLAPTKSSKASLLPHPNVSSLQENQDMAEMSHSSYSTSESFKSYSNKETLSYSLQTSFSGIDHSFSSVDKFVGDQTLYPSSLIFSSDLLLNEILSPIPAPISNTFPSAPMESLVVIEWPTSVHKENVTKLFSSRKKSSAKDSSSKTQGNFNSTAHASDHTVFPKPKISTEHALPFKVSSMNTSKHSLTESHNSSLPYGLQQSFNTETYVLLTENHRTTVPIQVIKSNKGGSGNIAENEITSTNYKSASSISTTYMEFYTAYYVEDSSYDKHLLQPSETTILGLSDVLDSSKSTETIPTTAHFHSTGESDRLAYSPFEKEETESTSTGRELLWSDTYSNNIFSNVINSDTMTALPNKQIQTSAIMSSSVQTHRIIPTSTHKEENTTKAVERALHSSFDTEFKTSSIDALKPSLKMKESKTTTNLYSTNSDFPSDTNDQYKTSSEVKVSKTLINLLTADTGYLKSTTYKSKSSTQLGASKTIINPFSTGFQTSRIEKLKSSSQETMTVTNLSPTNTKSQTNTIDQLQSSSQVEESTSRESLFTFDFQTSKKDKLKSSSLETELKSMNVRFSTDTVFQTNTFDQLRSSGDHFTTEFNTNEIETPTISHESITKANLFSTHLLPQTNTLALLKSVKQMEESKAKKHGFTTDFQTDMIEKIKSSLRERESLSNNIMNPLSTETELKTNSIDVVQSSTQVEESRILENHFSSKSEFQXNQIKSSLDVRNPNTTESLFSSKTEVLLTNTWKTSSKVREWKTDYTPGDQQSTPLYFYNEINATPINTVMFQSVHVGTSEQIVSPVKQPIHSSVTLSFYTSILQDLQSSYNSDPGDGNHWTTTKEPLHISTDNSAELLSALAASEEAIDAQSKQTGEQVSSVFSKTLVKTMSSQLASSADYNLLSSFKENKLSSETHAIYAYQSKLPTTVDYLLSTASATSNATTIKPSALIHSSFGDLVGYSLHSTIGGYFSSGVLNSTVIKLTVPTMESSVNYDKTSSNSTSEETPLNTKMSRFANRRGVENITVKPSDTTDYSITSSVHYNNAEITSQSILSSMPMYANTQIQNLSHAETLPAQSSIETKYVYQVTSDLRTTYNNLLSSYPIYVPTISASFSSVHSHIIDDAVRTMSQVVMSVAGSNVQSQVNTDHTSSSSVIATNADLSVKVQEESDVFDRESSGVYFSSLYSSDRPLLEVSFSRGVTPFETKYVGSSMIKDMLGTHEIAVTNAMIEQTTFTPEILQTPSLTVMFDSDTIGLSNDKSLKDNQMLSAIPSKRSDWVSESIHLQQKHTSDHSEIQSSILESAFLPTISYNWNLYATTIKTIATISTSNHIRLESSLKGSSDTTISTLDHIGLDSSMKSSSDTTISTSEHIRLESSVKDSSDTTISTSEHLRMDSSMKSSSDTTISTSEHFRMDSSVKDSSDTTISTSEHFRMDSSVKDSSDTTISTSEHIRLESSVKDSSDTTISTSEHFRMDSSVKDSSDTTISTSEHIRLDSSVKDSSDTTISTSEHFRMDSSVKDSSDTTISTSEHFRLDSSMKWSSDSTMSTSEHIRLDSSMKWSSDSTISTSEHIRMDSSMKWSSDTGSTESSGVSLKAKPTLPPTVSTVAVTSPSITVYPYPENNLLVIEIDVKLGIDISQEHFKEKLEEGLTTIYVEGMSQRRRRSSSKTRTKDTGIFVKIKDIKRKSGERVEIIFLVTYNGIVVSASLAEMAFQKMSDIKMSAILGYPVVVPVSRLTSRKEPPSDDSWWGGLFNPLVITLIAVPTSIVVIATVIAIVYQCRSKSIQRYPSVPSQMDSLYKHNLVVDVENGDVRNRRIFYDYPSDDEFSMTSSEAFNEIKHKYSQSMHSKIRNFEKLNTKNHFYNQLEKKPSDVVRNKVTFGLDGDDIKCQCTKTDSNESNDSGVIVDAPKSPAHEQNNLKLDVPSVKTTHIVQSQNDSQAAPKSVILQNPYPVKKKSNLVNLSGERVTSWVFMGENTNSAYECIPESCDSKQIMTASDSVNRIAHDSNYIPPQHGVECQASDQGALPGVQDHFYETLNQKEPSKCDHSTGTQTQSGLSGSDGFEYLEPLRQLLLAVEQQRRRVPPVDQFLNDETVFKQPFQGMCNIEHRTPILPSLKSPSLPLRNTTDGYNCESDNNCESDSXVCSIGSDKRTQNETHERKERQFAKGIDTKCEEISRADSCTYDQPFLYPVGFAHTAEI